In Mastacembelus armatus chromosome 22, fMasArm1.2, whole genome shotgun sequence, a genomic segment contains:
- the LOC113123470 gene encoding SERTA domain-containing protein 2-like — translation MLGRGVKRKWSCMEDLEAEEVPAAVTEEKEQNGEVDREDEGGLLVGPSTSDMSHLQQRQLVLGLCLEKLQRYQAGMELSLRRSVLLINTLRQIQEDMRSDGAGTFTTDVLRTSVHPDSCLLSDDFREDMPVTCPGCAEGDGDNLALSPPLSPEFPSQEANALPDQQKSLPAATISAFSDAVNAMGYLSDLTLDDIFEDIDTSMYETSDLPSAWASGSLWPVSVSLWADEDVKMRPPGHGSPGTLQSCLIDLTELDHIMEVLVKS, via the coding sequence ATGTTGGGTCGTGGCGTGAAGCGGAAGTGGAGCTGCATGGAGGACCTGGAGGCTGAGGAGGTCCCCGCTGCTGTGACGGAGGAGAAGGAGCAGAATGGGGAGGTGGACAGGGAGGATGAGGGTGGGCTCCTCGTGGGTCCGTCCACATCGGACATGAGCCACCTGCAGCAGCGTCAGCTGGTGCTCGGCCTCTgcttggagaagctgcagcgCTACCAGGCCGGGATGGAGCTCAGCCTTCGTCGCTCGGTGCTGCTCATCAACACACTCAGGCAGATCCAGGAGGACATGCGGAGCGACGGGGCGGGAACCTTCACAACAGATGTGCTGCGGACCAGTGTCCACCCGGACTCCTGCCTTCTCAGTGACGACTTCAGGGAGGACATGCCAGTTACATGCCCCGGGTGTGCAGAAGGTGATGGGGACAACCTGGCCCTGTCTCCACCACTGTCCCCTGAATTCCCCTCACAGGAGGCAAATGCTTTGCCCGACCAGCAGAAATCGCTGCCCGCTGCGACGATCAGTGCTTTCAGTGATGCAGTTAACGCCATGGGCTACCTCAGCGACCTCACCCTGGATGACATCTTCGAGGACATTGACACTTCGATGTACGAGACTTCAGACCTTCCTTCTGCCTGGGCGTCAGGCTCTTTGTGGCCCGTCAGCGTGTCGCTCTGGGCGGATGAGGATGTGAAAATGCGCCCTCCCGGCCACGGCTCACCTGGAACTCTGCAGTCGTGTCTAATAGATCTGACTGAACTGGACCACATCATGGAGGTTCTGGTAAAGTCCTGA
- the cdca4 gene encoding cell division cycle-associated protein 4 → MFPKGTKRKFSDSGEEPVSGGDQAASPVAAQTLSSSYSLQRQSLLDMSLIKLQLCHMLVEPNLCRSVLIANTVRQIQEEMTQDGTWQIMTQALAAAQCPGDRLVATEVLCRQTDAASQAGQSPKPFSVVGLEEGYHSEEVVMEGDVGTEVTMSTLSPVSPQLSSSYLAGPFGMGPCWEDEEEEGECEEDEEEDSEECVSEGEDGDRDHLSADSRTGEQVFGTFEIKHPAPPPDPALEELFSDVDPSYYDLDTVLTGMQSAPKMGPYDLLESLSTHGPTALSSSSSCRSDLNELDHIMEIIVGS, encoded by the coding sequence atgTTCCCGAAGGGCACCAAGCGTAAGTTCTCAGACTCCGGGGAGGAGCCGGTCTCCGGCGGTGACCAGGCAGCTTCGCCTGTGGCAGCTCAGACGCTGTCATCCTCTTATAGCCTGCAGCGGCAGTCACTACTTGACATGTCGCTGATCAAGCTGCAGCTCTGCCACATGCTGGTGGAGCCCAACCTGTGCCGCTCAGTGCTCATTGCTAACACAGTGCGGCAGATCCAGGAGGAGATGACCCAGGACGGCACCTGGCAGATAATGACCCAGGCACTGGCGGCCGCTCAGTGTCCCGGTGACCGGCTAGTGGCCACTGAGGTGCTGTGCCGGCAAACAGATGCAGCATCTCAGGCTGGGCAGAGTCCAAAACCCTTCTCAGTCGTTGGTCTGGAGGAAGGCTACCACTCTgaggaggtggtgatggaggGGGATGTAGGGACAGAGGTCACCATGTCCACTTTGTCACCCGTCTCCCCCCAGCTGTCCTCTTCTTACCTAGCAGGTCCATTTGGCATGGGGCCCTGCtgggaggatgaagaggaagagggtgagtgtgaagaggatgaagaggaggacagcgAGGAATGTGTGTCAGAGGGAGAGGACGGAGACCGGGATCACCTGAGTGCAGACTCCAGAACAGGGGAGCAGGTTTTTGGGACTTTTGAGATCAAGCACCCGGCGCCGCCCCCTGACCCTGCACTCGAAGAATTGTTTTCAGATGTGGACCCGTCCTACTACGACCTGGATACAGTGCTGACAGGCATGCAGAGTGCCCCAAAGATGGGGCCATATGATCTCCTGGAGAGCCTTTCCACTCACGGGCCAACGGCCTTAAGTTCCAGCTCGAGCTGCAGGTCAGACCTGAACGAACTGGACCACATCATGGAGATCATAGTGGGATCCTGA